A window from Mogibacterium neglectum encodes these proteins:
- a CDS encoding Spy0128 family protein, which yields MKFREYRNRTFSICLTLILLIGMTPFSYTVFADEGGAKNLVSDKAKIDSFKVIDEANAGKEIDYVTDEDTTKYNLYFSDANNFSSAVCQNQKDSRIKLQLIASYTGTERIKEGDSLTLKASYGTFSEQTFAEKTLKDSEGHTLGTYKYDKGAFKLLFSGDYIKDNAVTSFKTATLESNAVIQKSDEQGLGTNNERKVLVGSLNSRKLAVAYELKNKPNSVPSLDDVNIKSFKIIDITHGNKLIDYRKSSDADYDTWKNNPAGFGYALNQDQQSADVVLELEMQYKNPNRVLREGDKLTIPADYGGTRIPSSEVSLPLKVTGDNGEYTLGTWKYEKRAFTITFGGEYVRNHNVRNFSAKMSTSKMINYSSSRKHSKILGEKYVLNGKLGNDTLAVAAETRHIKPKAIPKSDLYLAGAVASTSDHSVVWATKIFNDFWSEKSPDGKRSYDYFNPYFVQNNGQYRPNSATGVYVESTYKNCTSAPVMTRVYTLFSGIDNSGKVTDGWYNSVSNKLLTKVEQGSKTKAQVKADLKKGQYCMYDNHDESYTFMMKWYDMNDSSGATYNDIPEVKNAGGVGNLLKKNFPDAFGDLSDSTVQKLNNMYNGKALQNLMVYVEAPYKTVKVPTVVENITKITTDQSGEKSYTANARMLPTGAASEADNDPLAIRLVKSDRYTGEKLSDGFKFELQKSIDGGNSWNKVNLTADMVKSGQLNVDATITPKNGIAEVKNLTNGQKYRFVEKAHAAGYQNTKIDEAHPNSATHFTSANSRVVDVKNTGKGNVVNMYNAKLPAPVKIVIGGKKNLSGRAVKNGEFRFQLFDKITDDKVGQPVKNDSHGNFKKEMSFDKEGVYKYYFTELNDRQKGITYDISKKPVTIEVRKGNDGNMHAKVISEPIMFNNKFTPDPNAPNKPNKPTNPAVTTKVVKPAHGPRTGDNTNIGLFVLFLVGASGALAATRVFKRKKR from the coding sequence ATGAAGTTTAGAGAATATCGTAACCGAACATTCTCCATTTGCTTGACTTTGATTTTGCTTATTGGCATGACACCGTTTAGTTATACTGTATTTGCGGATGAAGGCGGAGCAAAAAATTTAGTTTCAGATAAAGCAAAGATAGATTCGTTTAAGGTTATAGACGAGGCTAATGCCGGCAAAGAAATTGACTATGTTACTGATGAGGATACGACAAAGTATAACCTCTATTTCAGTGATGCGAATAATTTCAGTAGTGCTGTGTGCCAGAACCAGAAAGACAGTCGAATTAAGTTGCAGCTTATAGCATCGTATACTGGTACAGAAAGAATTAAGGAAGGAGATAGTCTAACACTTAAGGCTTCCTATGGAACTTTTTCAGAACAGACGTTTGCGGAAAAGACTCTTAAAGATAGCGAAGGACATACCCTAGGAACGTATAAGTATGATAAGGGAGCATTTAAGCTTCTGTTCTCCGGTGATTATATCAAAGACAACGCTGTTACCTCGTTCAAGACCGCTACACTTGAGAGTAATGCCGTTATACAAAAGTCTGACGAACAGGGACTTGGTACAAATAATGAGCGTAAGGTTCTAGTTGGTAGCTTGAATAGCCGCAAGCTTGCGGTTGCATATGAGCTTAAGAATAAACCGAATTCCGTACCTAGTTTAGATGACGTAAATATTAAGAGCTTTAAGATTATTGACATTACACATGGCAACAAGTTGATTGATTACAGAAAGTCGTCGGATGCAGATTATGATACATGGAAGAATAACCCTGCCGGTTTTGGGTATGCGTTAAATCAAGACCAACAGTCGGCCGATGTTGTATTAGAGCTAGAGATGCAATATAAGAATCCTAATCGCGTTTTACGAGAGGGGGATAAATTAACGATACCTGCAGATTATGGTGGGACGAGAATACCTTCGTCAGAGGTATCACTTCCGCTCAAGGTGACTGGTGATAATGGAGAATATACTCTTGGAACATGGAAATATGAAAAGAGAGCATTTACAATTACTTTCGGCGGTGAGTATGTTAGAAATCATAATGTAAGGAACTTTAGTGCGAAAATGAGCACTAGTAAAATGATTAACTATAGTTCTTCACGTAAACATAGTAAAATCTTAGGCGAAAAGTATGTTCTTAATGGTAAACTTGGAAATGATACGCTCGCTGTAGCGGCAGAGACGCGCCACATAAAACCGAAAGCTATACCTAAAAGCGATCTTTATCTTGCGGGAGCAGTAGCGAGCACATCGGATCACAGTGTCGTATGGGCAACTAAAATATTCAATGATTTTTGGAGCGAAAAATCTCCAGATGGAAAGAGAAGTTATGATTACTTCAATCCATATTTCGTGCAGAATAATGGGCAATATAGACCGAATTCTGCAACAGGAGTGTATGTTGAAAGCACATATAAAAATTGTACATCTGCACCCGTAATGACTCGAGTTTATACTCTGTTCTCCGGTATTGACAATTCAGGTAAGGTTACAGATGGATGGTATAATTCAGTATCAAATAAGCTACTTACCAAGGTTGAGCAAGGCTCTAAGACGAAAGCTCAAGTCAAGGCTGATTTGAAGAAGGGTCAGTATTGTATGTATGATAACCATGATGAAAGCTATACTTTCATGATGAAATGGTACGATATGAATGATTCAAGTGGCGCAACATATAACGATATACCTGAAGTGAAGAATGCAGGTGGTGTGGGAAACCTTTTGAAGAAGAATTTTCCGGATGCGTTTGGAGATTTGTCTGACAGTACTGTTCAGAAACTTAACAACATGTATAATGGTAAAGCTCTACAAAATTTAATGGTGTACGTCGAAGCACCATATAAGACAGTCAAGGTACCTACAGTAGTTGAAAATATAACGAAAATCACTACCGATCAGAGTGGTGAGAAGTCTTATACAGCCAACGCTCGTATGTTGCCAACCGGAGCAGCTAGTGAAGCTGACAATGACCCACTTGCAATCAGACTTGTAAAGTCGGATCGTTACACTGGAGAGAAACTGTCTGACGGATTTAAATTTGAACTACAGAAATCCATTGATGGGGGAAATAGCTGGAATAAAGTAAATTTGACTGCAGATATGGTAAAATCGGGACAGTTGAATGTGGATGCTACAATAACACCGAAAAACGGAATTGCAGAAGTTAAAAACTTGACCAATGGACAGAAGTATAGGTTTGTTGAGAAAGCACATGCTGCAGGCTATCAAAATACCAAGATTGATGAGGCTCATCCTAATAGTGCTACTCACTTTACCTCTGCTAATTCAAGAGTAGTTGATGTGAAAAATACAGGCAAAGGAAACGTTGTCAATATGTATAATGCAAAACTTCCAGCTCCTGTAAAGATTGTCATAGGTGGAAAGAAGAATCTTTCCGGTAGAGCAGTTAAGAATGGAGAGTTTCGTTTCCAGCTCTTTGATAAGATTACAGATGATAAAGTGGGGCAACCAGTTAAGAATGATTCACATGGTAACTTCAAGAAGGAAATGAGCTTCGATAAAGAGGGTGTATACAAGTATTACTTTACAGAACTTAATGACAGGCAGAAAGGCATTACATACGATATAAGTAAGAAACCTGTTACGATTGAAGTAAGGAAAGGTAATGATGGTAACATGCATGCTAAGGTGATTTCGGAGCCTATAATGTTTAATAATAAGTTCACACCTGATCCTAATGCACCTAATAAACCTAATAAACCGACAAATCCAGCAGTTACTACAAAGGTCGTAAAACCTGCGCATGGTCCTAGAACAGGGGATAATACTAATATAGGGTTATTCGTACTATTCCTTGTTGGAGCTTCTGGTGCATTAGCAGCGACACGGGTTTTCAAGAGGAAAAAGAGATGA